A genomic region of Nitrospira lenta contains the following coding sequences:
- a CDS encoding secretin N-terminal domain-containing protein, which produces MLTDRSLHAHRRIPLKYSWLVVAAVLSAGPFPTISHAETAASASNKITLDFNEVEIPVFVRFISELTGKNFVLDEAIKKLGGKISVFSPTKVTPDQAYSMFVAALEVSRIAVVPKGSVYQIVPMGELPPERGVYVYKLKHANATDLAAVLTNLVARSQTVAQTAPGARPPLRPLTEFEAPVQVFADKATNSIVVSATKSAYSRIQSVIRDLDTRRKQVFVEAVILEVQVDRLRQIGTDPLQVIGAGKSGAMQGIAGFNRAPEDLAAIAQTISGVASGGSVTVLNTINVRAFLNLLMSLTDTNILSTPQVLAADNQKAKIVVGENRPFPTGQAQGITGGTLVTIERKDVGVTLELTPQVLEDDLIRLELKQEITAIAENVAQTIGSGTASIPVGPTTTKRSMETTTIARDNQTIVVGGLVRDNVTLSERKVPFFGDIPWLGWLFRYQSKQTEKLNLLVFLTPHLIRDENDIAELSQRKAKELTIIQRDNRIEEPTRLKQDVIERLEQPAPIPIEPAHKTP; this is translated from the coding sequence GTGCTGACTGATCGATCGTTGCATGCGCACCGGCGCATTCCCTTAAAATATTCATGGCTTGTGGTGGCAGCAGTGCTCTCTGCTGGGCCGTTTCCCACGATAAGCCACGCAGAAACCGCTGCGTCCGCTTCCAATAAAATCACCCTCGACTTCAACGAGGTTGAGATTCCTGTTTTTGTTCGCTTCATCAGTGAATTGACCGGCAAAAATTTCGTCTTGGACGAGGCGATCAAGAAGTTGGGCGGAAAGATTTCGGTGTTCTCGCCGACCAAAGTCACACCGGATCAGGCCTACAGCATGTTTGTGGCGGCTCTGGAGGTCAGCCGGATTGCCGTCGTTCCCAAGGGCAGCGTCTATCAGATCGTGCCGATGGGAGAACTCCCTCCTGAGCGCGGCGTCTACGTCTATAAACTCAAGCATGCCAACGCAACCGATCTGGCGGCGGTCCTGACCAACCTCGTCGCCCGATCCCAAACGGTCGCGCAAACAGCCCCCGGTGCCAGGCCGCCCCTGCGCCCCCTGACGGAATTTGAAGCTCCCGTCCAAGTGTTTGCCGACAAAGCCACCAATTCCATCGTAGTCAGCGCCACCAAATCGGCCTATAGCCGGATCCAATCGGTCATTCGTGATTTGGACACCCGCAGAAAACAAGTCTTCGTTGAGGCCGTGATCCTGGAAGTGCAGGTTGATCGCCTCCGACAGATCGGAACCGATCCCTTGCAGGTCATCGGCGCCGGCAAATCAGGTGCGATGCAAGGCATTGCAGGGTTCAATCGCGCTCCGGAAGACCTAGCCGCCATCGCTCAAACCATCAGCGGCGTGGCCTCAGGTGGTTCCGTCACCGTTCTCAACACCATCAACGTCCGGGCGTTTCTCAACTTGCTGATGAGCCTCACCGACACAAATATACTTTCGACCCCGCAGGTATTGGCCGCCGATAACCAGAAAGCCAAAATCGTCGTCGGTGAAAACCGTCCGTTTCCGACCGGGCAAGCTCAAGGCATCACCGGAGGAACGTTGGTGACCATTGAGCGCAAAGACGTCGGCGTCACACTGGAATTGACCCCGCAGGTCCTGGAAGATGATCTGATCCGCCTGGAACTCAAGCAGGAAATCACTGCCATCGCCGAGAATGTTGCCCAGACGATCGGATCGGGCACCGCGTCCATCCCGGTCGGCCCTACGACCACCAAACGCTCAATGGAAACCACCACCATTGCAAGGGACAACCAAACCATCGTGGTGGGAGGACTCGTTCGAGACAACGTTACGCTCAGCGAACGGAAGGTGCCGTTCTTCGGAGACATTCCATGGCTGGGGTGGCTCTTCCGCTACCAAAGCAAACAGACAGAAAAACTCAACCTGCTCGTCTTCCTCACCCCGCATCTGATCCGTGACGAAAACGATATTGCCGAGCTGAGCCAACGGAAAGCGAAAGAACTCACGATCATTCAGCGCGATAACCGGATCGAAGAACCCACGCGTTTAAAACAAGACGTCATCGAACGCCTTGAGCAACCTGCGCCAATCCCCATCGAACCTGCTCACAAGACCCCCTGA
- a CDS encoding MGH1-like glycoside hydrolase domain-containing protein, which produces MASSPQPPPSSSSPLLAEQHRLDEDTQRQRHWKRWGPYLSERAWGTVREDYSPHGTAWESFPHDHARSRAYRWNEDGIAGICDRHQMICFAVALWNGQDPILKERLFGLTSNEGNHGEDVKEYYFYLDSTPTHSYMKYLYKYPQTAFPYARLVEENRRRGRQALEFELVDSGIFDDNRYFDVFVEYAKATVEDLCIRIQIVNRGPEAATLTVLPTMWFRNTWSWGSDIRRPRLKQGQPTNQMSVIETNHDYYGKRRLLCEGQPPLLFTENETNTRRLYGDQDGAKYVKDSFHDYVVAGEKDTVNPDQIGTKAAAHYAFTLAPGATKTIRLRFTNEEQTPEFTKQDFDAVFDARLREANEFYDSLAPATLSEDARQVQRQAFAGLLWNKQFYHYDVNRWLKGDASMPEPPRERLKGRNVDWTHLYNGDVLSMPDKWEYPWYAAWDLAFHCIPLALVDPTFAKEQLVLMLREWYMHPNGQIPAYEWALGDVNPPVHAWAVWRVYKIDKKRHGVGDRRFLERCFHKLLLNFTWWVNRKDADGKNIFQGGFLGLDNIGVFDRSAPLPTGGRIEQSDATSWMAMYCLNMLTMALELARDNRTYEDVASKFFEHFVYICRAMNNIGGEKIELWDREDGFFYDVLHLPNGETRHMKVRSMVGLIPLFAVETLDSELIDSLPRFKHRMQWFIENRPDFAQHIEIRSYEGGVRRFLSLVGRDRLRSVLGYLLDEEEFLSPYGIRALSRYHRDHPYVLNVMGHEHRVDYEPAESSTGLFGGNSNWRGPVWFPVNYLLIESLQKFHYFLGDHYKVEYPTGSGHHATLSQVAAELSRRLTHIFLKDAAGKRPVFGGTTRFQNGQHWQNHIPFYEYFHGDNGAGIGASHQTGWTGLVAKLIQQSGE; this is translated from the coding sequence ATGGCCTCATCTCCCCAGCCCCCGCCGAGTTCCTCATCTCCGCTCCTCGCCGAGCAACACCGCCTTGATGAAGACACCCAGCGTCAGCGCCATTGGAAACGCTGGGGCCCCTATTTAAGTGAACGAGCCTGGGGCACCGTACGCGAAGATTACAGCCCACACGGCACCGCGTGGGAATCCTTCCCGCACGATCATGCCAGATCACGAGCCTACCGCTGGAACGAGGACGGAATCGCGGGCATCTGCGACCGCCATCAAATGATCTGTTTCGCCGTCGCCCTCTGGAACGGACAGGACCCTATTTTGAAGGAGCGCCTCTTCGGCCTCACCAGTAATGAAGGCAACCACGGGGAAGATGTCAAAGAGTACTACTTCTACCTCGATTCCACACCGACGCACTCCTACATGAAATATCTCTACAAGTATCCGCAGACCGCGTTCCCTTACGCCCGGTTAGTAGAAGAGAACCGACGACGTGGCCGCCAGGCTCTCGAATTTGAGTTAGTCGACAGCGGAATTTTTGACGACAATCGCTACTTTGATGTGTTCGTGGAATACGCCAAGGCAACGGTAGAAGATCTCTGCATCAGAATTCAGATCGTCAATCGCGGGCCTGAGGCCGCCACGCTCACCGTGTTGCCGACCATGTGGTTTCGCAACACCTGGTCTTGGGGATCGGATATTCGCCGCCCGAGACTGAAACAGGGCCAGCCAACCAACCAAATGAGCGTGATCGAAACGAATCACGACTACTATGGCAAACGGCGATTGCTCTGCGAGGGGCAACCACCGCTCCTCTTCACGGAAAACGAAACGAATACCCGGCGTCTCTATGGCGACCAGGATGGCGCCAAGTATGTGAAAGACAGCTTTCATGACTACGTGGTGGCCGGAGAGAAAGATACCGTTAATCCGGACCAGATTGGCACCAAAGCCGCCGCCCACTATGCATTCACTCTCGCGCCTGGCGCGACGAAGACAATCCGCCTGCGCTTTACCAACGAAGAGCAGACTCCGGAGTTCACCAAGCAGGACTTCGATGCGGTCTTTGATGCACGACTTCGGGAAGCCAATGAGTTCTACGACAGCCTCGCCCCGGCCACGCTCTCGGAGGATGCGCGCCAGGTGCAACGCCAAGCCTTCGCCGGTCTGCTCTGGAACAAACAGTTCTATCATTACGATGTCAATCGCTGGCTGAAAGGCGATGCCAGCATGCCGGAACCTCCCCGCGAACGCCTCAAAGGCCGCAACGTCGACTGGACTCATCTCTATAACGGTGACGTGCTCTCGATGCCGGATAAGTGGGAGTATCCCTGGTACGCCGCGTGGGATCTGGCGTTCCACTGCATTCCGCTCGCACTCGTCGACCCAACCTTTGCCAAAGAACAGCTCGTGCTGATGCTGCGCGAATGGTACATGCATCCGAACGGACAGATTCCGGCCTACGAGTGGGCGTTGGGCGATGTGAATCCGCCGGTCCATGCCTGGGCGGTCTGGCGCGTGTACAAGATCGACAAGAAACGCCACGGCGTCGGCGACCGACGCTTTTTAGAACGCTGTTTTCACAAGCTGCTGTTGAACTTCACTTGGTGGGTCAATCGCAAAGATGCCGATGGGAAGAATATTTTCCAAGGGGGATTCCTGGGCCTCGATAATATCGGGGTCTTCGATCGCAGCGCCCCGCTGCCGACCGGCGGCCGCATCGAGCAATCGGATGCCACTAGCTGGATGGCGATGTATTGTCTGAACATGCTCACCATGGCGTTGGAGCTCGCCCGTGACAACCGCACGTACGAGGATGTAGCCAGCAAATTCTTTGAACACTTTGTCTATATCTGCCGCGCCATGAACAACATCGGTGGAGAAAAAATCGAACTCTGGGATCGTGAGGACGGATTCTTCTACGACGTGCTGCATCTGCCGAACGGTGAGACCCGACACATGAAGGTCCGTTCCATGGTCGGGCTGATCCCGCTCTTCGCCGTCGAGACTCTTGACTCGGAATTGATCGACAGCCTGCCGCGCTTCAAGCATCGCATGCAGTGGTTTATCGAGAACCGGCCGGACTTTGCGCAACATATCGAGATCCGATCGTATGAGGGAGGCGTTCGACGCTTTCTTTCGCTCGTCGGCCGCGATCGATTACGGTCCGTGCTCGGGTACCTGCTCGACGAAGAGGAGTTTCTCTCGCCCTACGGCATCCGCGCACTCTCGCGGTATCACCGCGACCACCCGTATGTGCTGAACGTCATGGGCCATGAGCATCGCGTGGACTATGAGCCGGCGGAATCGAGCACCGGACTGTTTGGCGGCAACTCCAACTGGCGCGGACCGGTCTGGTTCCCCGTCAATTATCTCTTGATTGAATCACTGCAGAAATTTCATTACTTCCTCGGCGACCACTACAAGGTGGAGTACCCGACCGGGTCCGGCCACCACGCCACGCTGAGCCAGGTCGCCGCAGAACTCTCCCGCCGTCTCACGCACATCTTTCTGAAAGATGCCGCAGGAAAGCGGCCGGTATTCGGCGGAACGACACGATTCCAAAACGGCCAGCACTGGCAAAATCACATCCCCTTCTATGAATATTTCCATGGCGACAACGGCGCCGGCATCGGGGCAAGTCACCAGACGGGATGGACGGGATTGGTGGCGAAGTTGATTCAACAATCGGGAGAGTGA
- a CDS encoding amylo-alpha-1,6-glucosidase produces MNIDSHDCQSLDRTLSLEWLETNGRGGFSSGTVAGANTRRYHALLLTARKPPSERFVLVNQVEEWLDLDGQSFPLSTNCYSGAIHPSGYLCCTGFTTDPWPTWTFECRNTTIQREVFTVHGRDLVIVRWRLLGKKAQRAMLRVRPKLTGRDYHATHHENGQLSTEASVETGTVTWRPYSTLPPIRAFHTGDYRHAPEWFRQVEFPVEQQRGLDHSEDWWSPGEFALMLASGTVQALAFTSEDVGQINVPALAKRELTRRTSLTQNAPTADSLAGKLWRVTESYLSERGHQQTMIAGYPWFTDWGRDTFISLPGLCLVTGQVEIAWQIIAAFAAHVSEGMIPNRFPDAGEQPEYNTIDASLWFIHAIDRYFTASRDDARVRDTAWPAVKQILDGYRRGTRYGIRMDEDGLITGGIPGSQLTWMDAKVGDWVVTPRHGKPVEIQALWVYALGVGETLARLFGEASYADQCRTDRQRAVATFQQRFWYEQGGYLYDVIDGPEGNDTSLRPNQLYAIALGHDLVPRDRAQQILQLVKKQLITPVGLRTLSPDDPRYRPRYEGGVLERDSAYHQGTVWPFLLGPLVTAWIKSFGRNAKSRTEARRFLNGLDAHLSEGCLGQVSEIFDAEAPHHPRGCFAQAWSVAEPLRSLIDDLGSSVKERQSPARPSAIRQRQVSPSPPVAPKANRSTKAPKKPATKSRSTRSAT; encoded by the coding sequence GTGAACATCGACAGCCACGATTGCCAGAGCCTGGACCGCACACTCAGCCTCGAATGGCTCGAAACGAATGGGCGGGGCGGCTTCTCGTCCGGCACCGTCGCCGGGGCCAACACCCGCCGGTACCACGCACTCTTGCTGACCGCGCGCAAACCACCAAGCGAACGGTTCGTGCTGGTGAATCAGGTGGAAGAGTGGCTCGATCTCGACGGGCAATCCTTTCCGCTCTCCACCAACTGCTATTCCGGCGCGATCCATCCGTCCGGCTATCTGTGTTGTACGGGATTCACGACCGATCCCTGGCCAACCTGGACATTTGAGTGCCGCAACACAACGATCCAACGTGAGGTCTTCACGGTCCACGGACGTGATCTCGTCATCGTTCGATGGAGATTGCTGGGCAAAAAAGCGCAGCGAGCGATGCTTCGCGTCAGACCGAAACTCACCGGGCGCGACTACCACGCCACGCATCACGAAAATGGACAGCTCTCGACGGAAGCTTCGGTCGAGACAGGGACCGTCACCTGGCGGCCCTATTCCACGCTCCCTCCCATACGAGCCTTCCATACCGGCGACTATCGCCATGCCCCGGAGTGGTTTCGCCAGGTCGAATTCCCCGTCGAGCAGCAACGCGGGCTCGACCATAGTGAAGACTGGTGGTCACCGGGAGAGTTTGCGCTCATGCTCGCATCGGGAACCGTTCAAGCCCTGGCGTTCACGAGTGAAGACGTCGGACAAATCAATGTTCCCGCTCTTGCCAAGCGTGAGCTGACCCGGCGCACATCGCTCACACAGAACGCGCCAACGGCTGACTCTCTAGCCGGCAAACTCTGGCGTGTCACAGAGTCCTATCTGTCCGAGCGGGGTCACCAGCAGACAATGATTGCCGGCTATCCGTGGTTCACCGACTGGGGGCGTGATACCTTCATCTCGTTGCCGGGGCTCTGCCTCGTGACCGGTCAAGTGGAAATCGCCTGGCAGATCATCGCCGCATTTGCCGCCCACGTCTCAGAAGGCATGATCCCGAATCGCTTTCCCGACGCCGGCGAGCAGCCGGAGTACAATACGATCGACGCGTCACTCTGGTTCATCCATGCCATTGATCGCTACTTCACCGCATCCCGGGATGACGCCCGTGTCCGCGACACAGCCTGGCCTGCCGTCAAACAGATTCTCGATGGCTATCGGCGCGGCACACGTTACGGGATTCGAATGGATGAAGACGGCTTGATCACCGGAGGAATTCCTGGCTCCCAGCTGACCTGGATGGATGCCAAGGTTGGTGACTGGGTTGTCACCCCGCGGCATGGCAAACCGGTCGAAATTCAAGCCTTGTGGGTGTACGCCTTGGGGGTTGGAGAAACCCTCGCCCGTCTGTTCGGCGAGGCATCGTACGCCGATCAATGCCGAACAGACCGGCAACGAGCCGTTGCAACATTTCAGCAACGCTTCTGGTACGAACAAGGCGGCTACCTGTACGACGTCATCGATGGGCCAGAAGGCAACGACACCTCCTTAAGGCCCAATCAACTCTACGCCATCGCACTGGGCCATGATCTGGTCCCGCGTGATCGCGCACAACAGATCCTTCAACTCGTGAAGAAACAGCTCATCACTCCGGTCGGGCTTCGCACGTTATCACCGGACGATCCGCGCTATCGTCCCCGTTATGAAGGGGGGGTGCTGGAACGAGACAGCGCCTATCATCAAGGCACCGTCTGGCCGTTCCTCCTGGGTCCGCTAGTGACGGCCTGGATCAAGAGTTTTGGACGGAACGCCAAATCCCGCACGGAAGCGAGAAGATTTTTGAATGGCCTCGACGCTCATCTCAGCGAGGGCTGCCTCGGACAGGTCTCCGAGATTTTTGATGCCGAGGCGCCGCATCATCCACGCGGGTGTTTCGCTCAGGCCTGGTCGGTTGCGGAGCCGTTGCGCTCACTGATCGACGATCTTGGAAGCTCCGTGAAAGAACGGCAATCCCCGGCGAGACCGAGCGCCATTCGGCAACGACAAGTCTCGCCTTCTCCACCTGTCGCTCCAAAAGCAAACCGTTCGACCAAGGCCCCGAAGAAGCCGGCCACGAAATCCCGGTCAACCCGTTCGGCTACGTAA
- a CDS encoding PilZ domain-containing protein gives MIHALQARSTDRFPVTYPVVFGGAPFVGEGILTDLSASGCAIACDRTVLSGSYVRLHVLMPDQAPSLAIELGKIRWVKGCMFGVEFIRLPIRAHQQLDQVIWTRFLRSLDRPAFT, from the coding sequence ATGATTCACGCTCTCCAGGCCCGCTCCACGGATCGCTTTCCCGTCACCTACCCCGTCGTGTTTGGTGGTGCTCCTTTTGTCGGCGAAGGCATCTTGACGGACCTGTCCGCTTCCGGCTGCGCGATCGCCTGCGATCGCACCGTCCTCTCCGGCAGCTATGTGCGACTCCATGTCTTGATGCCTGATCAAGCACCCTCCCTGGCGATTGAACTCGGCAAAATCCGCTGGGTCAAAGGCTGCATGTTCGGCGTTGAATTCATCCGCCTTCCCATACGTGCCCATCAGCAACTCGACCAGGTCATCTGGACTCGCTTCCTCCGCTCCCTTGACCGCCCCGCGTTCACCTGA
- a CDS encoding GGDEF domain-containing protein — MTKPTATQRVLILHNDPGEIAILSGILTKAGFQVAGGDLTTIALHELVHNPPHVILAAEGTSGRSVESLTRHLKNDPFLGRLPLIVLIRDIRLNDVDWGSVDVDDYICLPYRPDEIVHRVRLCLSRLTRSLDANPLTRLPGNTSILFETTARIESGKPFALAYLDVDNFKSFNDRYGYGRGDEVLVVACRILTTVVGERAGIEGFVGHVGGDDFVFMSHPDHIDAICETVIKRFDLVIPDFYDRDDRLQGYIDSVDRKGNHEQFPMMSLSIAVVTNSHHPIDHPGDVSKIASELKKLAKAHKGSVFVKDQRGTDAVAKDEAA, encoded by the coding sequence ATGACGAAGCCCACGGCAACCCAGCGCGTCCTGATACTTCACAACGATCCTGGCGAAATCGCCATCCTTTCCGGCATCCTCACCAAAGCCGGCTTTCAGGTAGCTGGCGGAGATCTCACCACCATCGCGCTGCACGAGCTTGTCCACAATCCCCCCCACGTCATCCTGGCAGCTGAAGGAACGAGCGGCCGATCGGTAGAATCTCTCACCCGACATCTTAAGAACGATCCCTTTCTCGGACGACTGCCATTGATCGTGTTGATTCGTGACATTCGCCTCAACGATGTCGACTGGGGCAGCGTCGACGTCGATGACTATATCTGCCTCCCCTATCGCCCGGATGAAATCGTCCACCGCGTGCGTCTCTGTTTAAGTCGGTTGACCCGGTCGCTGGACGCCAACCCGCTCACCCGACTTCCCGGCAACACGAGTATCCTATTCGAAACGACCGCCCGCATTGAGAGCGGCAAACCCTTCGCGTTGGCGTATCTTGATGTCGACAATTTCAAGTCGTTCAATGACCGGTATGGATACGGTCGGGGGGACGAGGTACTGGTGGTAGCCTGTCGTATTCTCACGACAGTCGTCGGTGAACGTGCCGGAATAGAAGGGTTCGTGGGCCATGTGGGCGGCGATGACTTTGTCTTTATGAGCCACCCCGATCATATCGACGCGATTTGCGAAACCGTGATTAAACGGTTCGACCTAGTGATTCCTGATTTTTACGATCGCGACGATCGGCTGCAAGGCTATATCGATTCCGTCGACCGAAAAGGGAACCACGAACAATTCCCCATGATGAGCTTATCGATTGCGGTCGTGACAAACAGCCACCACCCGATCGATCATCCCGGCGATGTCAGCAAGATCGCATCTGAGCTGAAAAAGCTCGCGAAAGCCCACAAGGGAAGCGTGTTTGTAAAGGACCAGCGCGGAACCGACGCCGTCGCAAAGGATGAGGCCGCTTAG
- a CDS encoding terminase small subunit, which translates to MSKLTSKQERFCQEIVIGQKLTEAYRVAYVPKQMSKKTINEKACRLAKMGKIRTRITELRAPVVAQVQETMANRLTELACAMFLDPADCFDNFGHPLSLRAMPEHARRAIAAYEVDPVSLVTRIRFVDKQSAIMNYSKLVGDIPREKMKQSPSAPPAQFDLSKLTDEEFKEFMRIRKKAMVGPRMEPKQIGHGDS; encoded by the coding sequence GTGAGTAAGTTGACATCCAAACAGGAACGCTTTTGTCAGGAGATCGTGATTGGCCAGAAGCTGACCGAGGCATACCGAGTGGCCTATGTGCCCAAACAGATGAGCAAGAAAACGATCAACGAAAAGGCATGCCGTTTGGCAAAGATGGGCAAGATTCGGACAAGGATCACAGAACTTCGTGCACCAGTGGTGGCACAAGTGCAAGAGACCATGGCAAATCGACTCACAGAGTTGGCCTGTGCGATGTTCCTTGATCCCGCCGATTGTTTCGATAACTTTGGCCATCCGTTGTCCCTTCGGGCGATGCCCGAGCATGCTCGCCGAGCGATTGCGGCCTATGAAGTCGATCCAGTAAGTCTTGTCACGAGGATCAGGTTTGTCGATAAGCAGAGCGCGATTATGAACTACTCGAAGCTGGTGGGAGATATTCCGCGAGAGAAGATGAAACAGTCTCCGTCCGCTCCTCCGGCACAGTTCGATCTCTCGAAGCTGACCGATGAGGAATTTAAAGAGTTCATGCGGATAAGGAAGAAGGCGATGGTCGGGCCACGGATGGAGCCTAAACAAATAGGACACGGCGACTCATGA